In one window of Gemmatimonadaceae bacterium DNA:
- a CDS encoding class I SAM-dependent methyltransferase produces the protein MALVAWIVAALAFAAYVRERFKRKTQRADALHVGAFRPWPLPSIALHELDPVFAPGQHGPTLATEVHFVGRGPVSVPGGTSDGEAWILAVLAKQAHHCFEIGTCTGKTAYLWSRNAPADARIVTLTLAPTQRDDYTVADGDDPADVRFALTESNFTEFLYSETPQASRIVQLYGDSKTFDETPYVDWADLVFVDGSHAESYVLSDSAKALRMVKPGGLVLWHDYAGPRHAPGVFRALNHLAKALPLRHVQGTTFAVLRKSYGG, from the coding sequence GTGGCACTAGTCGCCTGGATCGTCGCCGCGCTGGCGTTCGCGGCATATGTCCGCGAACGCTTCAAGCGAAAGACACAACGCGCCGATGCGCTGCACGTGGGCGCCTTCCGGCCGTGGCCGCTTCCGTCCATTGCGTTGCACGAACTGGACCCGGTGTTTGCCCCGGGACAACACGGACCGACGCTGGCCACGGAAGTGCACTTTGTGGGACGCGGACCGGTGAGCGTACCGGGCGGCACCAGCGACGGCGAAGCGTGGATATTGGCGGTGCTGGCCAAGCAGGCGCATCACTGTTTCGAAATCGGCACCTGTACCGGCAAGACGGCGTACCTGTGGAGCCGCAATGCACCCGCCGACGCGCGCATTGTCACGCTCACGCTCGCGCCCACACAGCGCGACGACTACACTGTGGCCGACGGCGACGACCCCGCCGATGTGCGTTTTGCGCTTACCGAGTCGAACTTTACCGAGTTCCTGTACAGCGAAACTCCGCAGGCCTCACGCATCGTGCAGTTGTACGGCGACAGCAAGACGTTTGACGAAACCCCATATGTCGACTGGGCCGACCTGGTGTTCGTGGACGGCTCCCACGCCGAATCGTACGTGCTGTCCGACTCGGCCAAGGCGCTGCGCATGGTGAAACCCGGCGGATTGGTGCTCTGGCACGACTACGCCGGTCCGCGTCATGCGCCTGGTGTGTTTCGCGCGCTCAATCACCTCGCGAAGGCACTGCCTCTCCGGCATGTGCAAGGCACCACGTTTGCGGTGCTGCGGAAAAGCTACGGCGGGTGA
- a CDS encoding biotin/lipoyl-binding protein has translation MLAAASACKRGDATAGDSTKPATGDASAAASANADGAPQSQLALPVTADAAREGDLILRVNTTGQIRSDAAVKLRAEVAGTVAQVLVRPGARVTKGQVLVKLDPYPFDLAVREAQASTDQAEQSVSRTLPARLVGDRPQPHRGTAHRADEQDGPPRRSAQA, from the coding sequence ATGCTCGCCGCCGCTAGCGCCTGTAAGAGAGGCGACGCCACCGCCGGCGATTCCACCAAGCCGGCCACCGGCGACGCCTCCGCAGCCGCCTCGGCCAACGCCGACGGAGCGCCACAGTCCCAACTTGCCCTCCCCGTCACTGCCGACGCGGCGCGCGAAGGCGACCTGATTTTGCGCGTGAACACTACCGGCCAGATCCGCTCCGACGCCGCCGTCAAACTCCGCGCCGAAGTGGCCGGCACGGTCGCCCAGGTACTGGTTCGCCCCGGCGCGCGCGTCACCAAAGGTCAGGTGCTGGTTAAGCTCGACCCGTATCCGTTTGACCTGGCCGTGCGCGAAGCACAGGCATCCACCGATCAGGCCGAGCAGAGCGTATCTCGAACTCTACCTGCCCGACTCGTTGGTGACCGGCCGCAGCCCCACCGCGGCACAGCGCACCGCGCTGATGAACAAGACGGGCCTCCCCGGCGCTCGGCTCAAGCTTGA
- the mltG gene encoding endolytic transglycosylase MltG encodes MMARSRRRSRSRMWMLLAFVVIVTTLFWLTREIGGSARSESLVRVRVPKGSTVRAVADSLTNAGVIGSPRLFRWFASSTGRSRAIKPGAYQFSKQSSYSYVLDALVNGRSLMHTVAIPEGFDVRDISPLVAKALSVSEDSVRAVAADTAWRRRLDVPAPTLEGYFFPATYTFADGTTARDAMGEMLERFEAAWKPEWNARLQAMAISRHDAITMASIVEKEARKPEERAIISAVYWNRVKKRMLLQADPTVQYALPTHVERVLFKDLEIESKYNTYKYAGLPPGFIASPGEASIVAALNPANVPYLYFVAHPDGHHEFRTTFAEHTRAIADIKRQRKLMQAAQPKPKSPS; translated from the coding sequence ATGATGGCGCGATCGCGTCGTCGTTCACGTTCACGGATGTGGATGCTGCTGGCGTTCGTGGTCATTGTGACCACGCTCTTCTGGCTCACGCGGGAAATTGGCGGCAGCGCGCGCAGTGAATCGCTGGTGCGCGTGCGCGTGCCCAAGGGCAGCACGGTGCGGGCCGTTGCCGATTCACTCACCAATGCCGGTGTGATTGGTTCACCGCGCCTGTTTCGCTGGTTTGCGTCCAGTACCGGTCGCTCGCGGGCCATCAAGCCGGGCGCGTACCAATTCTCCAAACAGTCCAGCTATTCGTATGTGCTGGACGCGCTGGTGAACGGCCGCAGTCTCATGCACACCGTGGCCATTCCCGAAGGCTTCGACGTGCGCGATATCTCGCCGCTGGTGGCCAAGGCGCTGTCCGTTTCGGAAGACTCCGTGCGCGCGGTTGCGGCCGATACTGCCTGGCGCCGACGCCTCGACGTGCCGGCGCCCACCCTCGAGGGGTACTTCTTTCCGGCCACCTATACCTTTGCCGACGGCACCACCGCGCGCGACGCGATGGGCGAAATGCTCGAGCGCTTTGAAGCCGCCTGGAAACCCGAGTGGAATGCCCGGCTGCAGGCCATGGCCATTTCCCGACACGACGCCATAACCATGGCATCCATCGTGGAGAAGGAAGCGCGCAAGCCGGAAGAGCGCGCCATTATTTCCGCCGTGTACTGGAACCGCGTGAAAAAACGCATGCTGCTGCAGGCCGATCCCACCGTGCAATATGCGCTGCCCACGCATGTGGAACGCGTGTTGTTCAAGGATCTCGAAATCGAATCGAAGTACAACACGTACAAGTACGCCGGGTTGCCGCCGGGCTTTATTGCGTCACCCGGCGAAGCATCCATTGTGGCTGCGCTCAATCCGGCCAACGTGCCGTATCTGTATTTCGTGGCACATCCGGACGGGCATCACGAGTTTCGCACCACGTTTGCCGAACACACGCGGGCCATTGCCGACATCAAGCGGCAGCGCAAGCTGATGCAGGCCGCACAACCGAAACCGAAGTCGCCCTCATGA
- a CDS encoding efflux RND transporter permease subunit codes for MSIAAFAVRRPVATVAAVLAVVLMGSVSLSRLPVSLLPDVSLPVLTIRTVYAGSAAPEVSRFVAEPIEEAIAATPGLVELRSVSRNGEVTTTARFAWGTDMRGTVLTVREHLDAARGQLPERAERPTLLTSDPGERPIAVLALKSNQSKGGGDLRSLARTASDVHARRLEQIEGIASVAVVGAPEDQIRVDLDPERLRALNLTPEDVAAAIRAQNATGAGGTIRKGQFRFSVRALTEFRTPAEILDTPVGPVGSGITLRDVGTVTLGLADPETMTRLDGAPAIGLVIYKDAGSNTVAVTGRMREAIAQLQTEFGGIEINVVAAQADFVEDALSNLGQEIVAGGILSLLVILVFLRDWRVSLAIGLVVPLSVLVALVGLQAMNVSINVLSLGGLALGTGLLVDTAIVVAEAVGRRRDEGMSLMDAAIAGTDEVAAPLFAGTLTTVLVFGPIIFVRGLAAALFRDLSLSVVTTVAASLLLALTLMPVMIVGRRRSARALHVAPPPVRTSALNETLDRWGVTLSAWYEHGMVWSLGHVKSVFGLSFVLLVITGVLIYTLPKEILPRVDEGVLVAQLQLPEGTSIEATALQVGRVEQAARTLGARGTYARVGKATDEEILGGADPGSSSTAQLIVPVPSKADAAEFAQRLRASLPDLANGALALDLAGQSEFGSLIGREGRLVRVELSAASITESQRWADTVRRTLRTLPSLSDVRDAYAETQPIVEVTLERTRLAERGIVPQQVASALAGALGGVNANDLRETDKRTPITVRYAGVRNEQLETALQTPIRGVPLGQLVQVRETRAPLEVIRIGQRPVTIIEGLVETGGTAKATTDVLSRMTAMALPSGVTWQVAGADAERQRTSDELLLVLVLAALLMFLVLAGEFASFTIPLVVMLTVPLAGAGAVIFLWITGQSLNAVSLIGIVVMIGMADNEAVVKLDAIRKFREAGHSIHDAILLGGHQRLRAIAMTSITTVTGVLPLVFGWGSGGALYQPLAAGIIGGSISALLVTFFLLPTAYAVMEGRRETGDGRRETGGRRETGDGRREMGDL; via the coding sequence GTGTCCATCGCCGCATTTGCTGTCCGTCGCCCGGTGGCGACGGTTGCCGCGGTACTGGCCGTTGTGCTCATGGGGTCGGTGTCGCTCAGTCGACTGCCGGTATCCCTGCTGCCCGACGTGTCGCTGCCCGTGCTGACCATTCGCACCGTCTACGCCGGCTCAGCGGCACCAGAAGTATCACGCTTTGTGGCCGAGCCCATTGAAGAGGCGATTGCCGCCACACCGGGACTCGTTGAACTGCGTTCTGTCAGCCGCAATGGCGAAGTCACCACCACCGCGCGATTTGCCTGGGGCACCGACATGCGCGGCACGGTGCTCACGGTGCGCGAACATCTCGATGCGGCGCGTGGCCAACTTCCCGAACGCGCCGAACGCCCGACGCTGCTTACCAGTGATCCGGGCGAGCGCCCAATTGCGGTGCTGGCGCTCAAGAGCAATCAGTCCAAGGGCGGCGGAGACCTGCGCAGTTTGGCGCGTACTGCGTCTGACGTGCACGCGCGCCGATTGGAACAGATTGAAGGCATTGCCAGTGTGGCGGTGGTGGGCGCACCGGAAGACCAGATTCGTGTCGATCTCGATCCTGAACGTTTGCGCGCACTCAATCTCACGCCCGAAGACGTGGCCGCCGCCATTCGTGCGCAGAACGCCACGGGCGCCGGCGGCACCATTCGCAAAGGACAATTTCGATTTTCGGTGCGCGCCCTTACCGAGTTTCGCACGCCGGCCGAGATACTCGATACGCCCGTGGGTCCGGTAGGGTCGGGCATTACGCTGCGCGACGTGGGCACCGTGACACTGGGATTGGCCGACCCGGAAACCATGACGCGTTTGGACGGCGCGCCGGCCATTGGCCTGGTGATTTACAAAGACGCCGGCTCCAACACGGTGGCCGTGACGGGGCGCATGCGCGAGGCCATTGCACAGTTGCAAACGGAGTTTGGCGGCATTGAAATCAACGTGGTTGCCGCGCAGGCCGATTTCGTGGAAGACGCCCTGTCCAACCTTGGTCAGGAGATTGTCGCTGGTGGCATTTTGTCGCTGCTGGTGATTCTGGTGTTCCTGCGCGATTGGCGCGTGTCGCTGGCCATTGGATTGGTGGTGCCGCTGTCGGTGCTGGTGGCACTGGTTGGACTGCAAGCCATGAATGTGTCCATCAACGTGCTGTCGTTGGGTGGACTGGCGCTGGGCACGGGCCTGTTGGTGGATACCGCCATTGTGGTGGCCGAAGCCGTAGGCCGACGACGCGACGAAGGGATGTCGTTGATGGACGCCGCCATTGCCGGCACCGACGAAGTGGCCGCACCGCTGTTTGCCGGCACCCTTACCACGGTGCTGGTATTCGGCCCCATCATTTTTGTGCGTGGCCTGGCCGCGGCACTGTTCCGCGACCTGTCGCTGAGTGTGGTGACGACCGTGGCCGCGTCGCTGTTGCTGGCGCTCACGCTCATGCCGGTCATGATTGTCGGCCGTCGGCGCAGCGCACGCGCGTTGCACGTGGCACCGCCGCCAGTGCGTACCAGTGCGCTGAACGAGACACTCGATAGGTGGGGTGTCACCCTGAGCGCGTGGTACGAGCATGGCATGGTGTGGTCACTTGGTCACGTGAAGTCGGTGTTTGGGCTGTCGTTTGTGCTGCTGGTGATTACCGGGGTGCTTATCTACACGCTGCCCAAGGAAATCTTGCCGCGGGTGGACGAAGGGGTGCTGGTGGCGCAGTTGCAGCTGCCGGAGGGCACCAGTATTGAAGCCACGGCGTTGCAAGTGGGCCGAGTGGAGCAGGCGGCGCGCACGCTGGGTGCCAGGGGCACGTATGCGCGGGTTGGCAAAGCCACCGACGAAGAAATTCTTGGTGGTGCCGACCCTGGTTCGAGTTCCACAGCGCAGCTTATTGTGCCTGTGCCGTCAAAGGCCGATGCGGCAGAGTTTGCGCAACGATTGCGCGCGTCGTTGCCCGACCTGGCCAATGGTGCGTTGGCGCTGGACCTGGCGGGCCAGTCGGAGTTTGGCTCGCTGATTGGGCGCGAGGGACGTTTGGTACGCGTGGAGCTTTCGGCGGCCAGTATCACCGAGTCGCAGCGCTGGGCCGACACCGTGCGGCGCACGCTGCGCACGTTGCCATCGCTGAGTGATGTGCGCGACGCCTATGCGGAAACGCAACCTATTGTGGAAGTCACGTTGGAGCGCACCCGATTGGCTGAACGCGGTATTGTGCCGCAGCAGGTGGCCAGCGCATTGGCTGGCGCGCTGGGCGGTGTGAATGCCAACGACCTGCGCGAAACCGACAAGCGCACACCCATCACGGTGCGCTATGCGGGCGTGCGCAACGAACAGTTGGAAACGGCGCTGCAAACACCCATTCGCGGTGTGCCGCTGGGGCAACTGGTGCAGGTGCGGGAAACACGCGCGCCGTTGGAAGTCATTCGCATTGGGCAACGTCCGGTCACCATTATTGAGGGGCTGGTGGAAACCGGTGGCACGGCCAAGGCCACCACCGATGTGCTGTCGCGCATGACGGCCATGGCATTGCCCAGTGGCGTGACGTGGCAGGTAGCGGGTGCCGACGCCGAGCGTCAACGCACCAGCGATGAACTGCTGCTGGTGCTGGTGTTGGCGGCGTTGTTGATGTTCTTGGTGCTGGCCGGTGAGTTTGCCAGCTTCACCATTCCCTTGGTAGTGATGCTCACGGTGCCACTGGCCGGTGCCGGCGCGGTGATCTTTTTGTGGATCACGGGGCAGTCGCTGAACGCGGTGTCGCTGATTGGTATTGTGGTGATGATTGGCATGGCCGATAACGAAGCGGTGGTGAAGCTCGATGCTATTCGCAAATTCCGCGAGGCGGGGCATTCCATTCACGACGCGATTCTGCTGGGTGGACATCAGCGGCTTCGGGCGATTGCCATGACGTCCATTACCACGGTCACGGGCGTGTTGCCGCTGGTGTTTGGGTGGGGCAGTGGTGGTGCGCTGTACCAGCCGTTGGCGGCGGGAATTATTGGCGGGTCTATCAGTGCGTTGCTGGTGACGTTCTTTTTGCTGCCGACGGCGTATGCGGTGATGGAGGGGAGACGGGAGACGGGAGATGGGAGACGGGAGACGGGTGGGAGACGGGAGACGGGAGACGGGAGACGGGAGATGGGCGACTTGTGA
- the ruvX gene encoding Holliday junction resolvase RuvX, with product MNWARRGYVFGLPIDPSGAETDRSREVREVTAKLAARQPLPIRLVDERFTTSSALRSIREQGGSTRGRKDDVDALAAAVLLDGVLRALKQGVVLGEAVQPAEPVA from the coding sequence ATGAACTGGGCGCGCAGGGGCTATGTGTTTGGGCTGCCCATCGACCCTTCGGGCGCCGAAACAGACCGGTCGCGCGAAGTGCGCGAGGTCACCGCCAAACTGGCCGCTCGCCAGCCGCTTCCTATTCGGTTGGTGGACGAACGCTTCACCACGTCATCGGCGCTGCGCAGCATCCGCGAGCAGGGCGGTTCCACACGCGGACGCAAGGACGATGTGGACGCGCTGGCCGCGGCCGTGTTGCTGGACGGTGTGCTGCGGGCGCTCAAGCAGGGCGTGGTGCTGGGTGAGGCTGTGCAGCCGGCGGAACCCGTCGCATGA
- a CDS encoding class I SAM-dependent rRNA methyltransferase, which produces MDGVATISPRGTKRIKGGHPWIFRSDVVDRPKAPAGIIRLESAREEPLGWALWSPASEISLRLIESHPARTPDAAWWHARLAATIARRASLAGHANAYRLVHGEGDGLPSLVVDRYADILVVQLLSAGLDAWTTEIVDALVHITGCTGILARNDPGARGREGLPREVRLLYGEVPRTVEVLEHGVRYLAAPWDGQKTGAFLDQRENRVLIGAHTRGEALDCFAYHGSFALHMAARATRVTALDVSAPALARVSEHAALNGFDNIVAHEGDAFDVLRDFHREGRRFDTIVVDPPAFAKTKASLPGALRGYKDINLQAMQLLAPGGMLFSASCSFHLGKAAFLEMLQDAAADSGRQIVLRGLTAQPLDHPELLTVPETGYLKGALLQAQG; this is translated from the coding sequence CTGGATGGCGTGGCGACGATTTCGCCGCGTGGCACCAAGCGCATCAAGGGCGGCCATCCGTGGATTTTCCGCAGCGATGTGGTCGATCGGCCCAAAGCGCCGGCCGGTATCATTCGCTTGGAGTCGGCGCGCGAAGAGCCGTTGGGGTGGGCGCTGTGGAGCCCCGCGTCGGAAATTTCCCTCCGACTGATTGAGTCGCATCCGGCACGCACGCCCGACGCCGCGTGGTGGCATGCACGACTGGCGGCAACCATTGCGCGTCGCGCATCGTTGGCCGGGCACGCCAACGCGTATCGGTTGGTACATGGTGAAGGCGACGGGCTGCCATCGCTGGTGGTAGACCGGTACGCGGACATTCTGGTGGTGCAGCTGCTTTCGGCGGGACTCGACGCCTGGACCACCGAGATTGTCGATGCGCTGGTGCACATCACCGGCTGTACCGGCATTCTCGCGCGCAATGATCCCGGCGCACGCGGCCGGGAAGGACTGCCGCGCGAAGTGCGCCTGCTGTACGGCGAGGTGCCGCGCACGGTGGAAGTGCTGGAGCACGGCGTGCGCTACCTGGCCGCACCGTGGGACGGCCAGAAAACCGGCGCGTTCCTTGATCAGCGAGAAAATCGCGTGCTGATTGGCGCGCACACGCGTGGCGAGGCGCTGGACTGCTTCGCCTATCACGGATCGTTTGCGCTGCACATGGCGGCGCGCGCCACGCGCGTGACGGCCTTGGATGTGTCGGCACCAGCACTGGCCCGCGTGTCCGAGCACGCGGCACTCAATGGATTTGACAACATCGTGGCGCACGAAGGCGACGCGTTTGATGTGCTGCGCGACTTTCATCGTGAAGGTCGCCGGTTTGACACCATTGTGGTGGACCCGCCGGCGTTTGCGAAAACGAAAGCGTCGCTGCCGGGTGCCTTGCGTGGTTACAAGGACATCAACCTGCAAGCCATGCAACTGCTGGCGCCGGGCGGGATGCTGTTCTCAGCCAGTTGCAGCTTTCACCTGGGGAAAGCTGCGTTCCTGGAGATGCTTCAGGACGCCGCGGCTGACAGCGGACGACAAATTGTGTTGCGCGGACTCACGGCGCAGCCGCTGGATCATCCGGAGTTGCTGACGGTACCGGAAACGGGGTACCTGAAAGGGGCGTTACTGCAGGCGCAGGGGTAG
- a CDS encoding efflux RND transporter periplasmic adaptor subunit: protein MTGRSPTAAQRTALMNKTGLPGARLKLERAKWEQSRAIITSPVDGMIDGIDIAVGERLTGGQQLLTAVDTRNLRIEAQVLEHDLPLIRVGGEAMITSAGAPGRAIRGRIDAVLPMVDSVTRAGRAIVRVVGDGALRPGMYADVQLEATRLTNRRLVPARAVIERDGRPLVFVVKDGRAQWTYILPGRSNGVDTEVLPDSVTGQIPVNAGDQVIVEGHLTLTHDAPVRITAPREQTPADSTARRRPKA, encoded by the coding sequence GTGACCGGCCGCAGCCCCACCGCGGCACAGCGCACCGCGCTGATGAACAAGACGGGCCTCCCCGGCGCTCGGCTCAAGCTTGAACGAGCCAAGTGGGAGCAATCGCGCGCCATCATCACCAGTCCGGTCGATGGCATGATTGACGGCATCGACATTGCCGTCGGTGAGCGATTGACCGGAGGACAGCAACTGCTCACCGCCGTCGACACCCGCAATCTCCGCATTGAAGCCCAGGTGCTTGAACACGACCTTCCGCTCATTCGCGTAGGCGGTGAAGCGATGATCACCTCGGCTGGCGCACCGGGCCGTGCCATTCGCGGCCGCATTGATGCGGTGCTGCCAATGGTGGACTCGGTTACCCGCGCCGGTCGCGCCATTGTGCGTGTGGTTGGCGACGGCGCACTGCGCCCGGGCATGTACGCCGACGTGCAACTGGAGGCCACCCGACTCACCAATCGACGTCTGGTGCCGGCTCGCGCCGTGATCGAGCGCGATGGTCGTCCGCTGGTGTTCGTGGTGAAAGATGGCCGCGCCCAGTGGACGTACATTCTGCCGGGACGCAGCAACGGCGTAGATACCGAAGTACTCCCCGATTCTGTTACGGGGCAGATTCCCGTGAACGCGGGCGATCAGGTCATCGTGGAAGGGCACCTCACGCTCACGCACGACGCACCGGTGCGCATCACTGCACCGCGCGAGCAGACGCCGGCCGATTCGACGGCTCGTCGTCGACCCAAGGCGTAA
- a CDS encoding helix-turn-helix transcriptional regulator gives MLPELGIAWVPASSSTVVRLRAIAPPRSTVMPFHNEMELLEALSRGGIALTVVEAGGTTHDLAVRALRRVHEAFPQHPLIAWCDFDKIESHQLLDVARAGVQDIIRREFDELRYAFARIIASATQRAVSFQIAAALQDTVPKSLCPVFEYALEHADERLEREAIAAVFGVSRRTLHDRLIAHGFPPTRGFLTWCRLLVASALLDQPGHTLDSVAGQLDYPDGGVLGNSLRRYAGAGINRLRHGGALEATVAAFRESVAAASANLHRDSLPAPSSAD, from the coding sequence GTGCTTCCTGAATTAGGAATCGCCTGGGTGCCGGCGTCCTCGTCGACAGTTGTGCGGCTGCGCGCCATTGCGCCGCCGCGCAGTACGGTCATGCCGTTTCACAATGAGATGGAGTTGCTGGAGGCGCTCTCCCGCGGCGGGATTGCTCTCACAGTCGTTGAGGCCGGCGGGACCACCCACGATCTGGCAGTGCGTGCGCTGCGACGCGTCCACGAAGCCTTTCCGCAGCATCCGCTCATTGCGTGGTGTGACTTCGACAAGATCGAATCTCACCAGTTGCTGGATGTCGCCCGCGCCGGTGTCCAGGACATCATTCGCCGCGAATTTGATGAACTGCGGTACGCCTTCGCGCGGATTATCGCCTCGGCCACTCAGCGCGCCGTCAGTTTCCAGATTGCCGCCGCGCTACAGGACACCGTGCCCAAGTCGCTTTGCCCGGTTTTCGAGTACGCCTTGGAGCACGCCGACGAACGACTCGAGCGCGAGGCAATTGCCGCCGTGTTCGGGGTCTCGCGCCGAACACTGCATGACCGCTTGATTGCCCACGGCTTTCCCCCGACACGCGGATTTCTTACCTGGTGCCGATTGCTCGTAGCCAGCGCCCTGCTGGACCAGCCCGGCCATACCCTGGACTCCGTAGCGGGTCAGCTGGACTACCCAGACGGCGGCGTACTCGGGAACTCCCTTCGTCGCTACGCTGGGGCAGGCATCAACCGATTGCGCCACGGCGGCGCCCTTGAGGCGACCGTCGCCGCATTCCGCGAATCTGTCGCTGCCGCCAGCGCCAATCTGCACCGGGATTCCTTGCCCGCCCCATCCTCAGCCGATTAG
- the rho gene encoding transcription termination factor Rho translates to MHVAELKRKSVPELLALALSLQVTSTSGLRKQDLIFRIEQALLDAEETLYGEGVLEVLPEGYGFLRSQDFNYLHGPDDIYVSPSQVKRFDLRTGDTVMGEVRPPKEWERYLALLKVERINGGDPDQSKLRSAFDNLTPKYPDERIRLERANGEIATRVCDLIAPLGKGQRALIVAPPKAGKTILMQQLANAIIENHPEITLIVLLIDERPEEVTDMQASCPQAEVICSTFDESAERHVQVADMVIEKAKRLVETGKDVVILLDSITRLARAHNAVAPQGGRIMSGGMEVSAMQKPKAFFGAARKLAEGGSLTIVATALIETNSRMDELIFEEFKGTGNMELVLDRKLADRRIFPAIDIQKSGTRREELLLTPFEQQRVYLMRAFLADMPSDEALVFLLKRMERAKNNKEFFEQMAEA, encoded by the coding sequence GTGCACGTCGCCGAGCTTAAGCGGAAATCCGTTCCGGAACTGCTGGCCCTGGCCTTGTCGCTGCAGGTGACCAGCACGTCGGGGCTGCGGAAGCAGGATCTGATCTTTCGTATCGAGCAGGCCCTGCTCGATGCCGAAGAGACGCTGTACGGCGAAGGCGTCCTGGAAGTGCTCCCGGAAGGCTACGGCTTTCTCAGGTCCCAGGACTTCAATTACCTGCACGGCCCGGACGACATTTACGTCTCGCCCTCCCAGGTGAAGCGGTTCGATCTCCGCACCGGTGATACGGTGATGGGAGAGGTCCGCCCACCCAAGGAATGGGAACGGTATCTCGCACTCCTCAAGGTGGAGCGCATCAACGGTGGTGACCCCGACCAGTCGAAATTGCGAAGCGCCTTCGACAACCTGACGCCGAAATACCCCGACGAGCGCATCCGACTCGAACGGGCCAATGGCGAGATCGCCACCCGCGTCTGCGATCTCATCGCGCCACTCGGCAAGGGCCAACGCGCCCTCATTGTCGCGCCGCCCAAGGCCGGCAAGACCATCCTCATGCAGCAGCTCGCCAACGCGATCATCGAGAATCATCCCGAGATCACGCTGATCGTGCTGCTCATTGACGAGCGCCCCGAAGAAGTGACCGACATGCAGGCCAGTTGCCCGCAGGCCGAGGTCATTTGCTCCACGTTTGACGAATCGGCCGAACGGCATGTGCAAGTGGCCGACATGGTCATCGAAAAGGCCAAGCGTTTGGTGGAAACGGGCAAGGATGTGGTGATTTTGCTGGACTCCATCACCCGCCTTGCGCGAGCCCACAATGCCGTCGCCCCGCAGGGCGGTCGCATCATGTCGGGGGGCATGGAAGTGAGCGCCATGCAGAAACCCAAGGCGTTCTTTGGCGCGGCCCGCAAACTGGCCGAGGGTGGCTCACTCACCATTGTGGCCACGGCGCTCATTGAAACCAACTCGCGCATGGACGAGCTGATTTTCGAAGAGTTCAAGGGCACCGGCAACATGGAGCTGGTGCTTGATCGCAAGCTGGCCGATCGTCGCATCTTCCCCGCCATCGACATCCAGAAGTCGGGCACGCGACGGGAAGAACTGTTGCTCACGCCGTTCGAACAGCAGCGCGTGTATCTCATGCGCGCGTTCCTCGCCGACATGCCGTCGGATGAGGCGCTTGTATTCCTGCTCAAGCGCATGGAGCGCGCGAAGAACAACAAGGAGTTCTTCGAGCAGATGGCCGAGGCGTGA